In the Streptomyces sp. cg36 genome, one interval contains:
- a CDS encoding sigma factor-like helix-turn-helix DNA-binding protein, producing MTERSTSDAGAAMSPPAPPHPPPPPEAEGAEGAAVAAADAPEPESGSKAEFEGGSDPEGASESEDASESEPAPGYATPIEAFEALYAACATPLVQQAYLLTGRRRLSREAVERAFHLAWQHWPEVATDADPGGWVRAAAHDYALSPWHRFRRVHRHPDHPPADPGLRALLLALLDLPPSYRRTLLLYDGLGLDLPETAAETQASTPAAASRLVHAREAVVARVPELAAAATPEALSELLRARIGALAAAEPGKAARLPGAGGVRYRGERRIQVWTRAAVALTAAVAGATAFTVSTAPTHYIPPVTPGQRVEGVPLNSGPQRVTEEHMELHRKLLNEPVHGPERLVPEFR from the coding sequence ATGACAGAGCGCAGCACGTCCGACGCCGGTGCCGCCATGTCACCACCGGCGCCACCGCACCCGCCACCCCCACCGGAAGCGGAGGGCGCGGAGGGTGCCGCGGTTGCGGCGGCCGACGCGCCCGAGCCGGAGTCCGGCTCCAAGGCGGAGTTCGAGGGCGGGAGCGATCCCGAGGGCGCGAGCGAGTCGGAGGACGCGAGCGAGTCCGAGCCCGCGCCCGGTTACGCCACCCCCATCGAGGCGTTCGAAGCGCTCTACGCGGCCTGCGCCACCCCGCTCGTCCAGCAGGCGTACCTGCTGACCGGGCGCCGACGGCTCTCGCGCGAGGCGGTCGAGCGCGCCTTCCACCTCGCCTGGCAGCACTGGCCCGAGGTGGCCACCGACGCGGACCCCGGCGGCTGGGTACGGGCCGCCGCGCACGACTACGCGCTCTCCCCCTGGCACCGCTTCCGCCGGGTGCACCGGCACCCCGACCACCCCCCGGCCGACCCGGGGCTGCGGGCGCTGCTGCTGGCCCTGCTCGACCTGCCGCCCTCGTACCGCCGCACGCTGCTGCTCTACGACGGGCTCGGCCTCGATCTGCCCGAGACCGCCGCCGAGACCCAGGCGAGCACCCCGGCCGCCGCCAGCCGTCTCGTCCACGCGCGCGAGGCGGTCGTCGCCCGGGTGCCGGAACTGGCCGCCGCGGCCACCCCCGAGGCCCTCTCCGAGCTGCTGCGCGCCCGGATCGGCGCGCTCGCCGCGGCCGAGCCGGGCAAGGCCGCCCGGCTGCCGGGGGCGGGGGGCGTGCGGTACCGGGGCGAGCGCCGCATCCAGGTCTGGACGCGCGCCGCCGTCGCGCTGACGGCCGCCGTGGCGGGCGCCACGGCGTTCACGGTCTCCACCGCGCCCACCCACTACATCCCGCCCGTCACACCTGGTCAGCGGGTGGAGGGCGTGCCGCTCAACAGCGGCCCGCAGCGGGTGACCGAAGAGCACATGGAACTGCACCGCAAGCTGCTCAACGAACCCGTCCACGGCCCGGAACGGCTGGTTCCGGAGTTCCGCTAG
- a CDS encoding DUF6350 family protein translates to MTQVTDRGLTLPTARGRSSLLATCFLRGAMAAGLGLGTLAVLVTVVWISSPYPDSGPGGALRSAAGLWLLAHGARLVRPDTLSGVPAPVGVVPLLLMGLPVLLAHRAARDALAYDEEFAYEEDGTPGEEPGVPVHEGPVWGPLAAVTGGYLLVGGAAAVYASTGPLPAAPLSAVCHLTVLTVAAVATGFWTAYGRPHGPLPGWVPGAVRAALAHPRTHTAVRAAAAGVAVLVAGGALLAGAALVWHIGAAQDTFLRLAGDWSGRLAVMLLALALVPNAAVWGAAYGLGPGFALGTGAVATPLGVAGTPAVPYFPLLGAVPQDARGGWPNWSAVVLPVLAGAVVAWWTVWRAPAHGSGGRRETALTVVCAAGLCGTATAVLAALSGGPLGTGRLAALGPVWWRTGGAALVWVVLVGVPGALVLRWWAWRGTAPRGRWAFWRRTGAAAPETAGTAETAEPEAAPAGRWWTRRSWRRKPAATGAGEDAVYEPYEFLPEGAWHDTGAREVRWAALRQASGGLMPDLPGTLPAPLPTAPPETAKEERPGPPPVEPERLAPDVHRDGPAPGAAPVRPDWSAPDAAPAHRDRPAPDTAAGPQGPAGPSGPPPPPWPPAPAAPGPVSAPASSGPSGPVAPPEHLTRPDPGARPDPEARPGAESGPTPGSRPDT, encoded by the coding sequence GTGACACAAGTGACCGATCGCGGCCTGACGTTGCCGACGGCCCGGGGCCGTTCGTCCCTGCTCGCCACCTGTTTCCTGCGCGGGGCGATGGCGGCCGGGCTGGGGCTCGGCACGCTCGCCGTGCTGGTGACGGTGGTGTGGATCAGCTCGCCGTACCCCGACAGCGGCCCCGGGGGCGCACTGCGCTCGGCGGCCGGTCTGTGGCTGCTCGCCCACGGTGCGCGCCTGGTCAGACCCGACACGCTCAGCGGGGTGCCCGCGCCGGTGGGGGTGGTGCCGCTGCTGCTCATGGGCCTGCCGGTGCTGCTGGCGCACCGGGCGGCGCGGGACGCGCTCGCGTACGACGAGGAGTTCGCGTACGAGGAGGACGGGACCCCGGGCGAGGAACCCGGCGTCCCGGTGCACGAAGGGCCCGTGTGGGGTCCGCTCGCGGCCGTGACCGGGGGATATCTGCTGGTGGGAGGGGCCGCTGCGGTCTACGCCTCGACCGGTCCGCTGCCCGCCGCGCCCCTCAGCGCCGTCTGCCATCTGACGGTGCTGACGGTGGCGGCGGTGGCCACCGGCTTCTGGACGGCGTACGGGCGTCCGCACGGCCCGCTGCCGGGATGGGTGCCCGGGGCGGTGCGCGCGGCGCTCGCCCACCCCCGCACGCACACGGCCGTACGGGCCGCCGCCGCCGGGGTCGCGGTGCTGGTCGCGGGCGGGGCGCTGCTCGCCGGGGCGGCGCTGGTGTGGCACATCGGCGCGGCCCAGGACACGTTCCTGCGGCTGGCGGGGGACTGGTCGGGACGGCTGGCGGTGATGCTGCTGGCGCTGGCCCTGGTGCCGAACGCGGCGGTGTGGGGCGCGGCGTACGGGCTGGGGCCCGGGTTCGCGCTCGGCACCGGCGCGGTGGCGACGCCGCTCGGGGTCGCGGGGACCCCGGCCGTGCCCTACTTCCCGCTGCTCGGCGCGGTCCCGCAGGACGCGCGGGGCGGCTGGCCGAACTGGTCCGCGGTGGTGCTGCCGGTGCTGGCCGGGGCGGTGGTGGCGTGGTGGACGGTGTGGCGGGCACCGGCGCACGGGTCCGGCGGGCGCCGGGAGACGGCGCTGACGGTGGTGTGCGCGGCGGGGTTGTGCGGCACGGCGACGGCCGTCCTCGCCGCCCTCTCCGGCGGCCCCCTCGGCACCGGACGCCTCGCGGCCCTGGGCCCGGTCTGGTGGCGTACGGGCGGGGCGGCACTGGTGTGGGTCGTACTGGTCGGGGTGCCGGGCGCGCTGGTGCTGCGCTGGTGGGCGTGGCGCGGGACGGCTCCCCGCGGCCGGTGGGCGTTCTGGCGCCGTACGGGCGCGGCGGCCCCGGAGACGGCCGGGACGGCTGAGACGGCCGAGCCGGAGGCGGCACCGGCGGGGCGCTGGTGGACGAGGCGGTCGTGGCGGCGGAAGCCCGCGGCGACGGGTGCGGGGGAGGACGCGGTGTACGAGCCGTACGAGTTCCTGCCGGAGGGGGCGTGGCACGACACGGGGGCGCGGGAGGTCCGCTGGGCGGCCCTGCGCCAGGCGTCGGGCGGCCTGATGCCGGACCTCCCGGGAACCCTCCCCGCACCCCTGCCCACGGCTCCGCCGGAAACGGCGAAGGAGGAACGGCCGGGCCCGCCGCCCGTCGAGCCGGAACGGCTCGCTCCGGACGTCCATCGGGACGGGCCCGCTCCGGGCGCGGCGCCCGTCCGGCCGGACTGGTCCGCCCCGGACGCGGCGCCCGCCCATCGGGACCGGCCCGCCCCCGACACGGCGGCCGGGCCACAGGGCCCGGCGGGGCCGTCCGGGCCGCCCCCGCCCCCCTGGCCGCCCGCACCCGCCGCGCCCGGCCCCGTATCCGCCCCGGCTTCGTCCGGGCCGTCCGGGCCGGTCGCACCGCCGGAGCACCTCACCCGGCCCGACCCGGGAGCCCGACCTGACCCGGAAGCGCGGCCCGGCGCCGAGTCCGGGCCCACCCCGGGGTCCCGGCCCGACACGTAA